CAAATGGTTCTCACACATTCATGGTACACGTGTTGTCACCATATTTGTCTTTGCACTCGTCAGTTTAAGCTCAAATAGCTTCAGGATGTTTCCTCTGAAACAAATGTTCGCCAAGCTGATCAAACAACATGATGATGACTGTGCAGATCATTCACAGTCACACCTCTGCaacctcatcctcctcttcaccatTAAATTACTCTTCACTGTCTTAGGTCTAGATTTAACATAGTAAACTTGGTTTAAATCTCCTTCCTAATGTATTGTGCCCCAATAACACCGATTATGTAGCTAATTTAGTTACTGTCAGTTCacatagaataaaaaataaaggtttcGTTGCATTTAAATGACTCGAGAAAGCCCTCAACACCATTAGCTTAACTGCATGTTACAACGAGCAGGGACAACTCTGTTAACTGcgtttgttgttattttgtcaaTTAACATCCCCATAACTTCATCTGCAGCTCGTATGGATGCTTCTTTCCTTTCGGGACAGCTCgataacaaaaacacagagtcacCATGACTGTCTCCAGCCAGGCTatgctagctaacgttagctagctccCAACACTCACCGACAGCCACTCTCGGTCTGGCGACGTCGTTCATGCCGACTTTCTGTTCCGCCCGCAGCAGGGACGACAGCACCGTGTCCAGCCGGTCTTCCAACACATCACTCTGGGGTGAGCGGAACCAGATAGCCAGGAGAACCATCAGCAAGGACACCACAGGCCCGTATTTCACCCACGACACCCGGCTTCCTGCCTCCATCGCTGGCTGCCGGTCGCTCAGTCTGACTTGAACCAGCTCCGTCCACCAGTACAGAGCCAGGCAGTGCGGTGGGGGCTTGTTTTGAGAACCGGAGTGTCCCAAAGCTGGACGGATACTTAACTGAATCTAGGATATTagtgatgaataaaaacacaaccgCACAGTCTCTGTGAACCACAGGGCCGTCTAACAACCACTGTCCACATCTGTTCACAAGTCAGCGTCTTTCCCGAGTGTTTCTAAACTGTACACCACTGTCCAGGTTGGTGATGGGCCGACGCTGGTGAGCGAAACAAGCGGATGTTGTACTCTACTACCAAGGGGCGTGTTTGTTTTGATGACAACAAAGCGGAAGAGAATGTAGTTTGATCTTATCCAACATTTTAACCCGTTTAAACTTTTTGGAGGCTTAATTTCTACTTACATATAAACTTCTAGTCCTAGTGATCCATCTAGTAAACTTTATTTACTAGTCCCTCTTACACATTTACAGACCCAGTCAACCCCTTTTATTGTGACATACCTTTATAAGTTTGCAGTAAAgcaaatatattataatataaaattattaGCCTGCAACATTAGTGATGTAAATATTAATGTATTGGTCGTTATAAACCAGTGTGACAATAGTCAACTCCACATAATGAGGATTTTGATACTTCTGATGCCAGTATGTTGCTACTCTTTAAAGTTTTGAATGCAGTTactgtaacttttttttatgaGTCTTTCTGTacaatatttctacttttaccTTTGCAAAAGATCTGGATGGAAAGTTTAAATGCAGCAGAGACGAACAATGTTTATCATCAACCATCAGAATAGTTCTGACTCATACCTAATTACCCATTTAACCTTCACACCCTGACCCACATTTCCTTGCCGACTCAACCCTATCTTGTGCAAGAGGCTTCATATCAGTCAGTCAGATGAAATGCTACGAAGTGGATCTAGCATGCATGTTCAAGATGAATGACAACATACTGGGaaccaaaaatgttttatttaattcagaACAGTAGTGTGCCAATATTTTTTGGCTACGGGCAGACAAGACAACAACATCTCATTTACAACCAtatcaaattttaaaaaagtgagtTTTTCATCTGATactaaagtttaaaaacactaaCAGGCACCAGTTGTAAGGGATATTTCCAGATATTGTAGAGTGGCATTTGTGGcactaaaatttaaaaaaaaaacaattgaataAAAACTGGCAATCAGCATGAAAGctacttatttaaaaaataaaataaacattaggGGCTGTATTTCTCTAAAAAGTCTtagcccctaaccctaacccagtgCAGAAAAACATTGTGACAACAGGGGAACAAACTGAATCAGCTGACAGTCTGCTTCCAATCACCTGAGATGAAATGAACATACGtgtctttaaaaacatttacttccTGTGCAACCTTTGAtacccttttaaaaaaaaaaaaaactgaaagaacaaGACCGTTCACAGAACCACCTTGAATTCAACATGATGATTTGTGCTCAGGGAAGTTTTTGCTGTCATACCCCATCTGCTAATCCACCGACATGAAGTGAAGGTTACTCTGGAATTTGTTCAGTTTGCTGTAGAAAGAATCTTGTACCATGTGTTCAAGGTTATCACTGGACTTTAAACGTAGATCTACTAAATGCAGGAGTGTGTCACCCTCTAGTGATTTAAAATGGCCACTGCTGCTAAAAACctgcaagacaaaaaaaaaagaaccagtGAGGCCACATTAATaccattaaacatttattgagACAAAAGCCTCTCAGACATGAAATGAGAGACAATGAGGTAGAAATGTGAGCTAATTCAGATCAGTGAGGTTTGTGTACAAATACTAATCCATGCATTCCAGTCAGTTAATGAGATTCGAGTTTTACTTTACATGCACACAGTAAACAGTTTGGTTTGAGGTCATTGATTGTTTTGTCGTCTTACCTCAGGGTTTATTTGGGAATTCCTGCCACAATCTCAGACTCGATACCACAGTGATCTGACCCACGCAGGATTTTAAAGAATCCTGAAGACCAGATACAAAAAACAGTCAACAGGACAGTTCACACATTAATCAAAAGTTATCATCACATGagtcacatgtttattttagtatttagaTGTACTGGTATTGTAAATCTGGTTATTTTGAATTATTGAAAGGATCATCGACttctgtgtatttaaatgtttcattgtatcacattttttaaatcatattgttGCGGGTATTTTAtgtctgaaataaaataaaaaatatataacaactAATATGTAAATGAAGGGtaaattgatattaatgtggtAACCTGCATGCATTATTTCAATGGTGTACACAACATTAAGTCGGACTAATCCGTATAGGACTACTGTAGTTAAATAACATCATATCTTGTGAGCCATAAGATGACTTTGGAGAAGTGccacatttattatttacactgGTACAATGTATTGAACAAGAAAACATGTCTCTGCTCACCGTTTTCACCCCAGTCAGTGTTCCAGGAGTTGGCACAGAGCCAGTAGGGGACGCCATCCTCCTCCCCCCAACCCAGGACCTTGATGGCATGACCACCCAGAGCAGATCCAGTTGTATGCTGATACACACCTGGAGGAAAGGCCccaaaaaaaagttaaaaaaaaaaaaaaaaaaaaaaaaaaggcaatagtGAGAGAGAACATCAGAAACAAGATTTTATAAAACCCCTGAGCATAACTCGAAGTCAGCAATTACCCTGTACCGAGTATTTAGTAGCATTACTTATATTTACACTCTATTAGTCTGACAGTGGTGCTTGTGTTCTTACCGGACTTATACATCACAAAGTCTTCATAGACGATGAAGGCTCCTTCTACTGGACCATTTTGGGAAATCTCTGCCTGAATCTGCTCCACACTCGCTTCCACACTGTAGGACGATTTACCTGCAACACACTcagagtaaatgtgtgtgtgtatgcgagtgtgtgtgttcaccatCATTATGGTTTGGCAATCATTTTACGacataaacagtttatttttgtcagaTATTACAGAAATACTCTGTATGTGCAAGTGAAGGAGTGTTTAAATGTATGACAggttattgattgattaataaAACTACTGATAACGGATTTGAATAACGAGAATAACTATTAAAACAATGACTGAGCAATCTGAATTTCTAATAAACTCTACAAAACCATTTATGTATGTGTACAATATGGTCTCTTACACATGTCAACAAAAAATTGCCATTTTATTCTTCATACTGCTTTTATCAACACAgattcaaaacaaatataaaataataagatgaatgaaaacaatcttAAACCTAAATCCTTACCAGGTAATTATTTATAATGCATTTCTTACCATAATGCTTGTCCTTTGTGTAGGTGGGAGAGTATCCTGCTTCACAACTGTGGACGCACTTAGGTGTGTCTCCACCCTCTCCACTGCAGTGAGGCCTGCTGCCATTCACATGGTGCTCACAGGGGGGGATGGTGTAGGGCCGGCAGCCTGTAGACACAAAGATGGAGTCAgaactgtacaaacacacaaaagcacacacaccaTTATAGAAGTCTCCTAACGTACCAATGTGGGAGTTGTAGAGACCACCAGAGACCAGTCCCTCTTTAGTCCAGAAGTCCCAGGCAGCTGAGGGGTAACCACCATTACATCTaaagacagagggaaaacaaaaacatgcttATCTCATGCTGTTGACACTGTAAAATATTAGGATGAACCAATTCAACCTTTTGCCCTACCAGGACGTATTTGTGCGACACTGATACTTTAACAGTCCATCCTAATCATAAATGTAAAATCAGTTcacattatatacatatacatcaTTGTGTGCCACtcattgaaatatatttatttgcattaCATTGAGCCGAGGGATTGTTGTGTAACTAGAAATCACAATGACAATTACTGAATTTTATAAGTGCATTGATAAAGTACTGTATTTGTGGATTATAGATGTTATGACCCAAGGTACTTAATGAAGGTCGGTTTTGGCAGTTTCCTTCATCTTCTTATCAGATGATTTACTAGTGAGTTTGCATTGAGGCATCTcatcctctcctcaccctctggATTACAGTCTCCATAGAGTAGGTCACATCTGGAAGTAGTGAAACTGCTCACACATTCTGTTTCTTACCCCATGCCACAGGCGTCACAACAGGTCAGCAGATCCTCAGAGGAGATCTCCACACTGACCTTGCTACCACTGTGGATACACACACGGTCGGAGATGGCCTCTGCAGCGCCAAATGCCTGTGGTCAGAAGAACCAAAGCACgtcacaaaacacagacatataACCCCAAAAAACAGGGAAAGGGCCTAGATGTGATTACATGACAATTAAGCAAGGTTTCACTCAACAGTTGGGACAACCAACTAATCCTCTCCTTTTCCCCCAATCTGCAACACAGGTAGCAGGatgaatctctgcctgtctgactgacatctcttAGTGGATGTCCACACACCACCTGGaaatcaaccttgacaagactgaactacttttccttccagggaaaggctctccctCTCATaacctgactattacctttgacgACTCCGTGGTAGCCCCCTCCCAGACTGCTaagaacctgggtgtgacactcaacTCTCCCTTACAGCCatcattactgcaacaacccatTCCTGTacatacatgctgcacaacatcaggagaatacatccccttctcactcagaaggagtggcaggttctggtccaggctctggtcatctcacgcctagactactgcaactcaCTCACACTACTgtgctcccttcactggttaccagcgGCTGCCTGCaatccgtttcaaaacactagtacttgtgtaccgtgctgtgaacagAGCGGGTCAaacctcatggttgaatgcacttattgtaagtcgctctgaataaaagcgtcagctaaatgaaatgtaatgtaactcCACATCCTCAGTATTTTCTCGatagtttgtggtgataagagcagacgtgtgttgtaaagaaaatcatgtgCTCTTGGCAGCTtagttaatacgtcacttcctgcctctgcctgctctacatctcacctgaataatgcggattattgaggatttgttgctgttgtgaagacatctgtgcagagaacctcccgccatgttgtgcatgtgtgaaaaacaatctctgggtaaactctggaCCCGATTCTCTGGACCCGcatgtcatgtctgaaaatggctataaTGTCACTTCTTTAGAGCagtgagtccccccccccccctttacccAGCAGGATCCACAGGAGCCCTGGTCTCTAATCTCCTTCAGTGTGGGACACTCAGGCCACTGCTCTCTGGAGTCAAACTGTGCAGGCAGCTTCAGGCCTCCAGCATACTGAACCCTGCAGAGGTTAGATAGGTCAGTATTTCTGTGAGCTACTTATCTAAAACATGGCAGATTTGATGCAGGTGATTATACAGAGTCTGAAAACACTGCTTACAAGCAAAAGTACATAGTGTACATATTAGGGAAATGTACAAAACAAGAAATTCTCACACTCACTAATATGCGAGCAAAGGAATACTAAGCTAACATTGATCTCATGTGTTTCACACTCAGCGACAGACTGTGTCTAAGTGAGACTCACATGATTGGGAGTTTAGGTCCCTTCAGCATCGTTCCACAGAGTCTCCGCACGTAACTGTAGTCGACATCACGGAAGTTGTGACCAGCCTGCAGGAGAGACGGGACATTTAGTCAAATACAACCGATTAGAACCACTGCCCGGCGTCCAACATACTGtaagaagagaaacaaactcaCCTTCCATGTAGTGTTCATCTTATTGATGTAGTTGACCATCTCCTTGGACAGTGGCTGGAGGTGGGGTCTGGCCAAGCTCACAGACACGCCTGCAGCCAATAACAAAAGGGCTGCATGCCACATTTTGTCTGAAAGAcataaaataagacaaaaatagGTAAATTGGCTATTCACATCACTATGAGCTGTAGTAATTATATTAATTCTGATTAAAATTATGAAACCTTTccataaatgacaaaaactgtACTTCTAACAAACAGACTAAATTCCAGGCAAAATGAGTATTTAAGGTTGAACAATGTTAAATGGacaatatttactgtatatagcacttttccagtctaAACGACCATTCAAAGTTCTTTACACTACAAGTAGCATTCACACAACAGTCTATATGCAGTGTCTATCACACTACATCCATCAGCATAGCCGTCAGGGGCAACttgggggttcagtatcttgacaAGGACATTTAGGAATGCAGACTGAAGGAGCCCAGGATCGCACCAATGTCTATCTGGTGAGTGGACGACCCTTTACTACCTCCAGATCCACAGGAGCTAGAGTTAGAGCTACAAGAAGATGctgaaatacaaatgtaaaatacacaacatcAGCAGGAAATGGGGACGTTAATGAAAACTCCACAAAGATTCAAAAACTCCACATTCACAAAGAACTCAAGAGGGGagaaaaatgtttacatttgtggACAGTTTGAGGGTGAGAAAATGTAATGCCATGCATGAGCACAAGCTATtccgctaacacacacacacacacacacacacacacacacacacacacacacacacacacacacacacacacacacacacacacacacacacacacacacacacacacacacacacacacacacacacacacacacacacacacacacacacacacacacacacacacctgactggACAGTGTCACAGTGGCTGCGGCTACAAGTGGAACAAGCATTCACCGACGCACAGAG
This genomic stretch from Hippoglossus hippoglossus isolate fHipHip1 chromosome 3, fHipHip1.pri, whole genome shotgun sequence harbors:
- the ctsba gene encoding cathepsin B, whose protein sequence is MWHAALLLLAAGVSVSLARPHLQPLSKEMVNYINKMNTTWKAGHNFRDVDYSYVRRLCGTMLKGPKLPIMVQYAGGLKLPAQFDSREQWPECPTLKEIRDQGSCGSCWAFGAAEAISDRVCIHSGSKVSVEISSEDLLTCCDACGMGCNGGYPSAAWDFWTKEGLVSGGLYNSHIGCRPYTIPPCEHHVNGSRPHCSGEGGDTPKCVHSCEAGYSPTYTKDKHYGKSSYSVEASVEQIQAEISQNGPVEGAFIVYEDFVMYKSGVYQHTTGSALGGHAIKVLGWGEEDGVPYWLCANSWNTDWGENGFFKILRGSDHCGIESEIVAGIPK